A single window of Engraulis encrasicolus isolate BLACKSEA-1 chromosome 20, IST_EnEncr_1.0, whole genome shotgun sequence DNA harbors:
- the scamp3 gene encoding secretory carrier-associated membrane protein 3 isoform X2 has protein sequence MSKYTSFPDPNEDQNPFQDPSVTQHSSTTGYATLDLYNPFDNKNGQQPPPYEATTPTAPPPAQTPPSRTTPTEPRNYGTSYNTQQTAVNATTAELLKKQEELERRARELERRERELDAHALGPGGVRQNNWPPLPSFCPVGPCFYQDISVEISQNFQRTVTIMYYYWMFTAVTLLVNMISCMIYFCADVTNGVGLGLAILWFILFTPCSFVCWYRPVYKAFRSDSSFQFFSFFFIFFAQVGFYIIMTIGIPGWGFSGWIVALSALKVNVGVGVIMLLTAVLFTAQAAMGVVMLKKVHSLYRQTGASFEKAQAEFATGVLSNQAVRNAAASATASAAQGAFTGAR, from the exons ATGTCAAAATACACCAGTTTTCCAGATCCCAACGAAGATCAAAACCCATTCCAG GACCCGTCTGTGACCCAGCACAGCAGCACCACGGGCTATGCCACCCTGGATCTGTACAACCCCTTTGACAACAAGAACGGG CAACAACCCCCTCCGTATGAGGCCACAACTCCGACGGCGCCCCCACCGGCCCAGACGCCCCCCAGTCGAACGACACCCACCGAGCCGCGCAACTATGGCACCTCCTACAACACCCAG CAAACGGCGGTGAACGCCACCACGGCGGAGCTGTTGAAGAAGCAGGAGGAGTTGGAGCGTCGGGCTCGCGagctggagaggagggagagggagctggATGCTCATGCCCTGGGACCCGGAGGAg tgCGCCAGAATAACTGGCCCCCGCTGCCGTCCTTCTGTCCTGTGGGGCCCTGCTTCTACCAGGACATCAGCGTGGAGATCAGCCAGAACTTCCAGCGCACCGTCACCATCATGTACTACTACTGGATGT TCACGGCGGTCACCCTGCTGGTCAACATGATCTCCTGCATGATCTACTTCTGTGCGGACGTGACCAACGGCGTGGGGCTGGGCCTGGCCATCCTCTGGTTCATCCTCTTCACGCCCTGCTCCTTTGTCTGCTGGTACAGGCCCGTCTACAAAGCCTTCAG GAGTGACAGCTCTTTCcagttcttctccttcttcttcatcttcttcgcCCAGGTGGGCTTCTACATCATCATGACCATCGGCATCCCCGGCTGGGGCTTCAG TGGCTGGATCGTGGCTCTGTCTGCCCTGAAGGTCAACGTTGGCGTGGGCGTCATCATGCTGCTCACCGCCGTGCTCTTCACCGCCCAGGCCGCCATGGGGGTGGTCATGCTGAAGaag GTGCACTCCCTCTACAGGCAGACTGGCGCCAGTTTCGAGAAGGCCCAGGCCGAGTTTGCCACCGGTGTGCTTTCCAACCAGGCAGTGCGAAATGCAGCCGCCAGCGCCACCGCCTCTGCTGCCCAGGGGGCCTTCACTGGGGCACGATAG
- the scamp3 gene encoding secretory carrier-associated membrane protein 3 isoform X1 — protein sequence MSKYTSFPDPNEDQNPFQDPSVTQHSSTTGYATLDLYNPFDNKNGQQPPPYEATTPTAPPPAQTPPSRTTPTEPRNYGTSYNTQNEETSSASGAYVPPILQSTDSPPAEDPQTAVNATTAELLKKQEELERRARELERRERELDAHALGPGGVRQNNWPPLPSFCPVGPCFYQDISVEISQNFQRTVTIMYYYWMFTAVTLLVNMISCMIYFCADVTNGVGLGLAILWFILFTPCSFVCWYRPVYKAFRSDSSFQFFSFFFIFFAQVGFYIIMTIGIPGWGFSGWIVALSALKVNVGVGVIMLLTAVLFTAQAAMGVVMLKKVHSLYRQTGASFEKAQAEFATGVLSNQAVRNAAASATASAAQGAFTGAR from the exons ATGTCAAAATACACCAGTTTTCCAGATCCCAACGAAGATCAAAACCCATTCCAG GACCCGTCTGTGACCCAGCACAGCAGCACCACGGGCTATGCCACCCTGGATCTGTACAACCCCTTTGACAACAAGAACGGG CAACAACCCCCTCCGTATGAGGCCACAACTCCGACGGCGCCCCCACCGGCCCAGACGCCCCCCAGTCGAACGACACCCACCGAGCCGCGCAACTATGGCACCTCCTACAACACCCAG AACGAGGAGACTAGTTCTGCCTCGGGCGCGTATGTCCCTCCTATTCTGCAATCAACAGACAGTCCACCTGCTGAAGATCCT CAAACGGCGGTGAACGCCACCACGGCGGAGCTGTTGAAGAAGCAGGAGGAGTTGGAGCGTCGGGCTCGCGagctggagaggagggagagggagctggATGCTCATGCCCTGGGACCCGGAGGAg tgCGCCAGAATAACTGGCCCCCGCTGCCGTCCTTCTGTCCTGTGGGGCCCTGCTTCTACCAGGACATCAGCGTGGAGATCAGCCAGAACTTCCAGCGCACCGTCACCATCATGTACTACTACTGGATGT TCACGGCGGTCACCCTGCTGGTCAACATGATCTCCTGCATGATCTACTTCTGTGCGGACGTGACCAACGGCGTGGGGCTGGGCCTGGCCATCCTCTGGTTCATCCTCTTCACGCCCTGCTCCTTTGTCTGCTGGTACAGGCCCGTCTACAAAGCCTTCAG GAGTGACAGCTCTTTCcagttcttctccttcttcttcatcttcttcgcCCAGGTGGGCTTCTACATCATCATGACCATCGGCATCCCCGGCTGGGGCTTCAG TGGCTGGATCGTGGCTCTGTCTGCCCTGAAGGTCAACGTTGGCGTGGGCGTCATCATGCTGCTCACCGCCGTGCTCTTCACCGCCCAGGCCGCCATGGGGGTGGTCATGCTGAAGaag GTGCACTCCCTCTACAGGCAGACTGGCGCCAGTTTCGAGAAGGCCCAGGCCGAGTTTGCCACCGGTGTGCTTTCCAACCAGGCAGTGCGAAATGCAGCCGCCAGCGCCACCGCCTCTGCTGCCCAGGGGGCCTTCACTGGGGCACGATAG